The nucleotide window TGACCTTTATTCTATTCTATCTGCAGAAATcgctttgaaattttctagagtGAAGAGAGTTTTACACGATCCAATGATGATTGATGCAATTTATTGGCTCAATTTTCcagaataattcaatataaataaataaataaagttctattgtgtgatttttattttacgtcTTCGTTTTTTATCTTCTCTTCTCTTCTTCTCAGCATTGGCGAGATTCATATATTTCTGTTTCTGATCGATTGACATTTTCGTCCACCTTTTTCCAGCGAGTCGGGCCATTAATGTGACTGGCTTTTTCGGGCTCTTACTCCTTAATCTCaagaaaaatatgataaatGGATTTGTCGCATTGGCAATCTTTCCATTTTTAACATCATATCGATGTACATGATGTCTTGATGAGTTAGGTGACGATTTATGTGCATCTGTGCTGCGCAAAAATTTTAACGACTGAATAAGAAGACTTtcactcaataattttaaatattgtaAATTAGTTGCTGATTCTTTCGGCGCGTttaccacaaaaaaaatttaaatagttTAGTGGCCAAATAGTAATCGTGTTATTGAAATTGCATTTACCTGTTAGAGAATTTTCCAGGGCGTTCCTTTCGGCATTCATGGTGCGGACAATGTCTCTCCCCGATCGACCCCCTGTTACCCATGTCATAAAGTCCTAGTTTTATGACATATATTTATCTCATTACCCGAGAATTTTCATGGcgtttctataaaaaatttccaatgtcAGATGAAAAATACTATCGAGGTTGGCCTATTGTAGAGCAAGCGGTAATCtttcgattgtttttttttcgtcgccACCAACACTCTCATTTGTTGACCGGCATTCGggataataaaagaaaaaaaaactcaaaatttatattttcaactatcaatgatttttttgcttttttatttgttagtagtacttaattttttatgcatCGTTTTTTTATAACTATGTACAATAAATATTGTTGTATTTTTACACAATCAACCTTACAgactttcgatttttttatttagatcATCTGAaactaattaatattaatttagaTCATTGTTGTCTACGTCTATTGGCCTATTTACTGTTTTCTTACAATTAATCCCGATTTATACGCACCCtttgtcaatttatttttcctcaattatcataacgaattttttttttcactgctcGTACCATAAATAGATATAtgcatatatatttatatatattatatcattattgtttttttgctATTCAGCCAacgtttttcattaaaaaaaatccttatgTAACTATTATTCCTCATTATTGAATAATGTTATTAATATTTCTACGTGAAAAAGAAACAATACTTCACAGTGCGAAAAGCTGAGAAAAATCTACAATAATATATCGTATGTTAAAACTATTTATACTTTCACACGcataagaaatatttattaatcgaCAAAACTTTGATATCTCCCGTGAaagtgataataaaaaatatagtgACAACTACAACATTTCGCAATATAGCCCACTGTGAttcattcttttattttcatatcaCTTATTACTCCAAATGTacaattttcttcttcattattaatatttaatcagCAATAGCTCACTCTCAAGATTTtctttacattttattttctccatttttcagGTTTGTCTCCCGATTTAATTATGCgctagattaatttttttttgtacagtAAATGAAACGATAAAAATGTCTTGCAAAATGTGCAACGAGTTTTACAAATACTCAAAGACCAAGATGTCAATATTCTTACGTATTGTTTCCCCAGAAGGTGTTTTCTACTAAAGACATCATTTTTAATATGTATGCTGTTCACAAGCTAAATAATGAGATAAAAGGAACGAAGAATAAAAACATGTCAACGTAACGAAATTATGAGCTTTGTCACCTCCATACATAATGCATAAAGAAATATGGAAAGTACAGGGCCTCCCGAGGATGTTCCATTCCAGTACTCCCCATTAAAATCATTATTGCAATATtaagattgagtttttaaAACTATAATACAATATCCATATTATATTGGAGGGAATATGCGcccttttcaaaaaataattgattgattaaatatCATCATTTGTATTCGTTATAGCCGATAAAATTCTCactattcaaaaattcaaattagtgactttataaaatttgggaaatatcaCGTGTGTAGGATAGAGCACAGTTGAGCCAGTGGGAACTGTCATGGTCATTTCCCATCATGACTTCATTCACACATGATATCTCCGaagtcgattaaaaaaaaagggcaatttaatcaatgaattatttattcacataAAAGGTAAATGCCACTTTATCTGGGTCTCATAGTGCTATTGAGTGGCTGCATGAGACCTCCATTGATGTATCCATGATAAGTGGTATAAACGGCAGCAGGATTTTGCTGATGTGGATCTTGGGAGTATGCACCAGGTACGTTAACAACACCAACAGGAAGTTGACCAGCCTGATTCATGAAACCACCAATTTGAGCAGCTTGATTCATGTAACCAGTGCCAGGCTGGGCAACTCTATAACCATACTGCGCTGCTGCCATTAAATTTGTATTTAATGCAACATTTGGTGATACCCTAGATGCAGCACTTTGCATCTGTGGACAACTGCCACTTGGATCTAAACTCTGTCTGTACAGAGTTTCAGATGCATAATTCTGTAGTGACGTCATATTGGCATTTGCTGATGATCTAGATGTGGATCTACTAGTGGGACCTGGTGTACCAGGTGGAGGAGGTACACTATTAACgttgtaataatttttcggATAGCCTAGAGGTACTTGAGGGGGTGTAGCTGATAGCTGTCGTGAATTTTGAGGTGGTGTCATAGTGTGAGGAATGGGTGGGGGTGGAGTGAGGTTCATGGCTGGTGGTGGTGTTGGTGGTATCATCTCCAAGCCATTTGTCAATTGCTGGAGTTTAGCTAGACTGCAACTATTTGGTGTTCCCTGATTGTGTCCAGCAGACAGGGAGGGAGCTGATGTGTGGCTGTGTGGCATTGCTGATGtttgaatgtaaaaattagTGGCAGTTGTGCAGGGGGTTGATGGAACGTTTCTTCCACTTCTGTGTTGAATAACGTAAGTATTCTGAGCGGGAAAGGCTTGGGATGCCACTGTCGCCATGTAGTTACCCTGAGATATTACTGCCATGTTGTGGGAGTGGGAGTGAGAGTGGGTGTGGTGGGGTACTGGGGGAACAGTCATAGAGGGTTGTTGGTACTGTGAGACCAGGGGTGAAGCACCGTGAGATACCACTGAATGATTTCCACTTGTTTGAGTGTGAGAGGAGGGGGGAGTTGCTCGATGAGAGCGATTCTGCTGATTTGATCTTGATCTATGAGTCTGGGAACCATTGCCTCGTTTACTTGTGTTGTTGGAAGTGTTGTGGGGTGGATTCGTTGTTTGTTGGGGATGATGATGTTGGATATTCTGCTGGGACATGAGGGCTTGTGATAGAGTCTGAGGTGAAGGATGAGGGTGGGTGTGAGGGTGAGGATGAGGGTGAGGTTGAGGTTGCGGTTGGGCTTGTGCTTGAGGTTGAGGCTGAGGTTGTGACTGAGGTTGGGGCTGAGGTGTGTGGGACTGAGGTACTGGTTGAGGTGTGTGGGACTGTATAGGTTGAGGAGTGTGTGGCTGTGGTAATGGCTGAGGGGTGTGTGACTGTGGAATTGGCTGAGGAGTATGTGGTTGTGGTACAGGCTGAGGTGTATGACTCTGGGGCATTGGTTGTGGTGATTGTGTGGGAAGGCTCTGGGGTGTCCTCGGTTGCTGGAGGGGCTGATGCATGGGATGCATCTGGACGTGAGCCATGGAACAGTCGTACTGTACTTGCGACATTATCGTCGATTGTGGGGGAATTTGATGGGGATTTGGGGGTAATGGTGTTGATACACTGGTTGTCATTGGTGGAAGGGCACTGGGTGGACGCTCTACACTGTGCTGTGAAGCAAGATCACTCGCTATTGATGTCGGTGATTCTAAACCTAATTGTGATACGTCTAGATCACACTGGCCATAATGCAGTGAATGAACTGAATTTGTTGTACTATCTGGTGTGTAAACACCCATTGAAGGCAAATCTGGTTGACTCGGTGGTGTTCTTTTTACTGATCCTGGATTCTCCAGGTGTGGAGTTGTCTTACCGCTCTCTGGTGAATGCTCTTTTTCGTCTGTTGGCAGTTGAGACTGCTGAATTGAGTCACGGAAGTCTCGAtgactctgtctctctgctgGTATTTGGTGTGATTCATCGGCGGAGGATTCTATTGGAACTGGAGGAGACTTCAGGGGAGACTTCGGAACTTCTGGAGACTCCTTGGGAGGctcgattgaaattttcggtTTCTCTGGCGATACGGCAGGGGACGACACTATTGGAACTGATTGCGGCAGGCACTCATCGTGGTTATCTCGTGGAGCTTCCACAGGATCTTGAGGCGTTTCTGAACAGAGGACTTGAGGAGATACCActtctgaaattttttgattctcACCACTTGACTCTGAAGTGTCTTTTGTCGATTCCTCAACTTCGATTCGAGTTGTGATTGGAGATTCCATTGATGGAACCTCCGGTGGCTTCTGTGCCGTTGCTGACTCAACAATCTCACTGACATCCTCTCGTTCTTGCTCTACAAGTTTAGCTGGTTTTTCAGATTCTTCAGGTACTGCGGGCTTTTCAGCATTTACATGTGATTTTTCGGAGGATTTCAGAGGATCAGGGGACACTGCCTCCACTGGCAGGGGTTCGCTCTTCTTCTCATTTTGCGTATCCACCTGTTTCACCTTCTCTTCGCCCACATCCTCATCaacttcctcttcttcttcctcctcttcttcttcgtcatcatcatcttcttcctccacctcctcctcctcctcctcttcctcctcacCATCATCCTCATCGCCACCCTCGTACTCTCCTGAACTCGCGATCACCACTTCATGTTCTTCAACaaagtttttctttttctcctcaTCGTCTTTCGGTTCGGTCTTTGTAAACATTTCAGTGATTGTCAACTGCTTATTTAACGTTTTTGGTTTTTGCACTTCAGTTCTGGATGCCACCGTCATTGGACTTGCGCACTTCACCTTCTCCACCTTTGATGCCACTAGTTTCCCTCGCTTCTTCGAGGGCAATACCTCCTTCTCACTCACTTCAGTTCCATCCTTCCTCTCCTTTCCATTGTACTGTGATGTTTCGTGATTGAACTTCTTCCCCtctttcgataattttgattgaagGACTTTGTTTCGTCTGTCCGTCACTTTCATGAGAATGTCATCGAGCTTGCTCTGTTTTTTCGGGAAATTCTTATCGGCACTGATAATCTCTTTGACTGGCTTTCTCTCGGGGCTCTTCTCCTCAGGCTTCTCTCTCACCACCTTCTTGTCCCTCAAGCTCTCCCTCGTTCTTTTT belongs to Diachasmimorpha longicaudata isolate KC_UGA_2023 chromosome 10, iyDiaLong2, whole genome shotgun sequence and includes:
- the LOC135166400 gene encoding uncharacterized protein LOC135166400 isoform X1; translation: MGNRGSIGERHCPHHECRKERPGKFSNSTDAHKSSPNSSRHHVHRYDVKNGKIANATNPFIIFFLRLRSKSPKKPVTLMARLAGKRWTKMSIDQKQKYMNLANAEKKRREDKKRRRKIKITQ
- the LOC135166400 gene encoding uncharacterized protein LOC135166400 isoform X2, whose product is MTWVTGGRSGRDIVRTMNAERNALENSLTDAHKSSPNSSRHHVHRYDVKNGKIANATNPFIIFFLRLRSKSPKKPVTLMARLAGKRWTKMSIDQKQKYMNLANAEKKRREDKKRRRKIKITQ
- the LOC135166369 gene encoding histone acetyltransferase KAT6A-like isoform X3, whose product is MGESASADTWSQWFLDAIRKIRSQKQRPSVERICHAIRQHHNYHEEEIGEHLEKAVKRGDVLKIFNKGQSSYKDPGGLQSKPLKVNKTTDLSKVLGKAVRELGERDGSTLKNIEKYVRQSHTVEETAEGDLRTALRLSAKRAVDRGLVIQDGRLFRQPDRPPAKKVESTINHVTNNSDLAANKLPAPLPICRECLGTTAAANNNNTKKTVAEKLSRCSVCGAALHHTCAPTELAILVERGATWCCDDCAAVCAGCKLERDSQNYLVKCSGCPKCFHPTCLDPVLDKKSKAPWRCRHCQTSHGSNREDGKRPIKQHDSSSQDESSPTTARRRISKIRENRKSGVSHKSISLSPKKTSVIPETSTVDRGTVSQVDSSTDDESIVPHTLPPGVTQKDLDLFKEAREQANRLTVDDDLEKATSPGGASVITTTRNPAAIVFGKYEVETWYSSPFPQEYARLPKLFFCEFCLKYTKSRAVLDRHMDKCQWRHPPATEIYRCNGLSVFEIDGNVNKIYCQNLCLLAKLFLDHKTLYYDVEPFLFYAVTINDKQGCHLVGYFSKEKHCPAQRYNVSCIMTLPQYQRQGFGRFLIEFSYLLSKVEGIPGTPEKPLSDLGRVSYHSFWKSVVLEYFAVHRSVTDFKLGDITRETGVSAHDIATALQLLAFVRLVNKEVSIVVDWSKVDSHMAKIKKSSRITLDPDCLRWIPLVTQIPNPYQSPDENGESAGDNSPILEPKPVANMIEKIQRVKIKKRPRGKRIGARRSTPMKQRTPSKVPKLKEEKVNGNVPDEETKGVVDEDKNVTPRNSRSSQKVPASTPRKIHTSTTAKRKIRTSKMPENAPVTSTPARKRKLSVKIEDDDRKTNDETTGNARKRTRESLRDKKVVREKPEEKSPERKPVKEIISADKNFPKKQSKLDDILMKVTDRRNKVLQSKLSKEGKKFNHETSQYNGKERKDGTEVSEKEVLPSKKRGKLVASKVEKVKCASPMTVASRTEVQKPKTLNKQLTITEMFTKTEPKDDEEKKKNFVEEHEVVIASSGEYEGGDEDDGEEEEEEEEEVEEEDDDDEEEEEEEEEEVDEDVGEEKVKQVDTQNEKKSEPLPVEAVSPDPLKSSEKSHVNAEKPAVPEESEKPAKLVEQEREDVSEIVESATAQKPPEVPSMESPITTRIEVEESTKDTSESSGENQKISEVVSPQVLCSETPQDPVEAPRDNHDECLPQSVPIVSSPAVSPEKPKISIEPPKESPEVPKSPLKSPPVPIESSADESHQIPAERQSHRDFRDSIQQSQLPTDEKEHSPESGKTTPHLENPGSVKRTPPSQPDLPSMGVYTPDSTTNSVHSLHYGQCDLDVSQLGLESPTSIASDLASQHSVERPPSALPPMTTSVSTPLPPNPHQIPPQSTIMSQVQYDCSMAHVQMHPMHQPLQQPRTPQSLPTQSPQPMPQSHTPQPVPQPHTPQPIPQSHTPQPLPQPHTPQPIQSHTPQPVPQSHTPQPQPQSQPQPQPQAQAQPQPQPHPHPHPHTHPHPSPQTLSQALMSQQNIQHHHPQQTTNPPHNTSNNTSKRGNGSQTHRSRSNQQNRSHRATPPSSHTQTSGNHSVVSHGASPLVSQYQQPSMTVPPVPHHTHSHSHSHNMAVISQGNYMATVASQAFPAQNTYVIQHRSGRNVPSTPCTTATNFYIQTSAMPHSHTSAPSLSAGHNQGTPNSCSLAKLQQLTNGLEMIPPTPPPAMNLTPPPPIPHTMTPPQNSRQLSATPPQVPLGYPKNYYNVNSVPPPPGTPGPTSRSTSRSSANANMTSLQNYASETLYRQSLDPSGSCPQMQSAASRVSPNVALNTNLMAAAQYGYRVAQPGTGYMNQAAQIGGFMNQAGQLPVGVVNVPGAYSQDPHQQNPAAVYTTYHGYINGGLMQPLNSTMRPR